A single Hemiscyllium ocellatum isolate sHemOce1 chromosome 18, sHemOce1.pat.X.cur, whole genome shotgun sequence DNA region contains:
- the pacsin3 gene encoding protein kinase C and casein kinase substrate in neurons protein 3 isoform X1 has product MSLAKGEEIAKSFWEPGQYRTTVNRFDDGHQLCNELLSCFQERAQIEKQYAQKLASWSKKWKSVVEKGAQYGTVEKAWHAFMTAADKLSALHLDVRTQLSKVDSDRVKQWQKDSFHKQLIGGFKERREADEEFRKAQKPWLKKLKEVELAKHNYYSARKEERTARTREANGRADQSMSPDQLHKLEERAERSSQEVEKGRERYVKALEDLNKYNPKYMEDMEQVFDTCQDFERKRLRFFKDILLDFHKHLDLSNSDSFHTIYRDLYQSIAAANEQEDLRWWQNTHGPGMDMCWPQFEEWAPDASRAIHRKEKSSRGEEEVTLTSIIPSAETVLHSSPGDSGVKDYSSDWSDDDSPRKYVSTLCSEDEVKVPVVRVRALYDYTGQEADELSFLAGEELMKIGEEDEQGWCKGQLDNGQLGLYPANYAVLVSS; this is encoded by the exons ATGTCCTTGGCGAAGGGCGAAGAAATAGCAAAGAGCTTCTGGGAG CCGGGACAGTACAGGACGACGGTCAACCGTTTTGACGATGGGCACCAACTCTGCAATGAACTGCTCAGCTGCTTCCAGGAGCGTGCACAGATCGAGAAGCAGTATGCCCAGAAGCTGGCTAGCTGGTCCAAGAAATGGAAGAGTGTGGTGGAGAAGG GAGCACAGTATGGCACTGTAGAGAAAGCCTGGCATGCGTTCATGACAGCAGCAGACAAGCTGAGTGCATTGCATCTGGACGTTCGGACGCAGTTGTCGAAAGTGGACTCGGACCGAGTGAAGCAGTGGCAGAAGGACTCGTTCCACAAACAGCTCATCGGGGGCttcaaggagaggagagaggCCGACGAGGAGTTCCGCAAGGCTCAGAAACCCTGGCTCAAGAAACTGAAGGAG gtggAGCTGGCCAAGCACAATTACTACAGTGCACGCAAGGAGGAGAGAACAGCACGCACCCGAGAGGCCAATGGCAGAGCTGACCAATCCATGTCCCCCGATCAACTCCACAAGCTGGAGGAGCGTGCAGAAAGGAGCTCACAGGAAGTGGAAAAG GGCCGAGAGCGTTATGTGAAAGCTCTGGAAGATCTGAATAAATACAACCCCAAATACATGGAGGACATGGAACAAGTGTTTGATACCTGCCAGGACTTTGAGAGGAAGCGACTCCGATTCTTCAAGGACATCCTGTTGGACTTCCACAAGCACCTCGACCTCTCCAACAGTGACAG tttccACACCATTTATCGAGACCTGTACCAGAGCATCGCAGCAGCCAATGAGCAGGAAGATTTACGCTGGTGGCAAAACACACATGGGCCTGGAATGGATATGTGCTGGCCACAGTTTGAG GAGTGGGCTCCAGACGCAAGCCGGGCCATCCATCGTAAGGAGAAGAGTAGCCGGGGGGAAGAGGAAGTGACCCTCACCAGCATCATCCCGTCCGCTGAGACTGTGTTGCACTCTTCGCCAGGAGACAG TGGAGTTAAAGATTACTCATCCGATTGGTCAGATGACGACAGCCCGCGGAAGTACGTGTCGACTCTGTGCTCGGAGGATGAGGTGAAGGTACCAGTGGTCCGGGTTCGAGCACTGTATGATTACACAGGGCAGGAGGCTGATGAGCTAAGCTTCTTGGCAG GTGAAGAGTTAATGAAGATTGGTGAAGAGGATGAGCAGGGCTGGTGTAAGGGTCAACTGGATAATGGACAATTAGGACTCTATCCTGCCAACTACGCAGTCCTCGTGAGCTCCTGA
- the pacsin3 gene encoding protein kinase C and casein kinase substrate in neurons protein 3 isoform X2, producing MSLAKGEEIAKSFWEPGQYRTTVNRFDDGHQLCNELLSCFQERAQIEKQYAQKLASWSKKWKSVVEKGAQYGTVEKAWHAFMTAADKLSALHLDVRTQLSKVDSDRVKQWQKDSFHKQLIGGFKERREADEEFRKAQKPWLKKLKEVELAKHNYYSARKEERTARTREANGRADQSMSPDQLHKLEERAERSSQEVEKGRERYVKALEDLNKYNPKYMEDMEQVFDTCQDFERKRLRFFKDILLDFHKHLDLSNSDSFHTIYRDLYQSIAAANEQEDLRWWQNTHGPGMDMCWPQFEEWAPDASRAIHRKEKSSRGEEEVTLTSIIPSAETVLHSSPGDSGVKDYSSDWSDDDSPRKYVSTLCSEDEVKVKS from the exons ATGTCCTTGGCGAAGGGCGAAGAAATAGCAAAGAGCTTCTGGGAG CCGGGACAGTACAGGACGACGGTCAACCGTTTTGACGATGGGCACCAACTCTGCAATGAACTGCTCAGCTGCTTCCAGGAGCGTGCACAGATCGAGAAGCAGTATGCCCAGAAGCTGGCTAGCTGGTCCAAGAAATGGAAGAGTGTGGTGGAGAAGG GAGCACAGTATGGCACTGTAGAGAAAGCCTGGCATGCGTTCATGACAGCAGCAGACAAGCTGAGTGCATTGCATCTGGACGTTCGGACGCAGTTGTCGAAAGTGGACTCGGACCGAGTGAAGCAGTGGCAGAAGGACTCGTTCCACAAACAGCTCATCGGGGGCttcaaggagaggagagaggCCGACGAGGAGTTCCGCAAGGCTCAGAAACCCTGGCTCAAGAAACTGAAGGAG gtggAGCTGGCCAAGCACAATTACTACAGTGCACGCAAGGAGGAGAGAACAGCACGCACCCGAGAGGCCAATGGCAGAGCTGACCAATCCATGTCCCCCGATCAACTCCACAAGCTGGAGGAGCGTGCAGAAAGGAGCTCACAGGAAGTGGAAAAG GGCCGAGAGCGTTATGTGAAAGCTCTGGAAGATCTGAATAAATACAACCCCAAATACATGGAGGACATGGAACAAGTGTTTGATACCTGCCAGGACTTTGAGAGGAAGCGACTCCGATTCTTCAAGGACATCCTGTTGGACTTCCACAAGCACCTCGACCTCTCCAACAGTGACAG tttccACACCATTTATCGAGACCTGTACCAGAGCATCGCAGCAGCCAATGAGCAGGAAGATTTACGCTGGTGGCAAAACACACATGGGCCTGGAATGGATATGTGCTGGCCACAGTTTGAG GAGTGGGCTCCAGACGCAAGCCGGGCCATCCATCGTAAGGAGAAGAGTAGCCGGGGGGAAGAGGAAGTGACCCTCACCAGCATCATCCCGTCCGCTGAGACTGTGTTGCACTCTTCGCCAGGAGACAG TGGAGTTAAAGATTACTCATCCGATTGGTCAGATGACGACAGCCCGCGGAAGTACGTGTCGACTCTGTGCTCGGAGGATGAGGTGAAG GTGAAGAGTTAA
- the pacsin3 gene encoding protein kinase C and casein kinase substrate in neurons protein 3 isoform X3, with the protein MSLAKGEEIAKSFWEPGQYRTTVNRFDDGHQLCNELLSCFQERAQIEKQYAQKLASWSKKWKSVVEKGAQYGTVEKAWHAFMTAADKLSALHLDVRTQLSKVDSDRVKQWQKDSFHKQLIGGFKERREADEEFRKAQKPWLKKLKEVELAKHNYYSARKEERTARTREANGRADQSMSPDQLHKLEERAERSSQEVEKGRERYVKALEDLNKYNPKYMEDMEQVFDTCQDFERKRLRFFKDILLDFHKHLDLSNSDSFHTIYRDLYQSIAAANEQEDLRWWQNTHGPGMDMCWPQFEEWAPDASRAIHRKEKSSRGEEEVTLTSIIPSAETVLHSSPGDSGVKDYSSDWSDDDSPRKYVSTLCSEDEVKS; encoded by the exons ATGTCCTTGGCGAAGGGCGAAGAAATAGCAAAGAGCTTCTGGGAG CCGGGACAGTACAGGACGACGGTCAACCGTTTTGACGATGGGCACCAACTCTGCAATGAACTGCTCAGCTGCTTCCAGGAGCGTGCACAGATCGAGAAGCAGTATGCCCAGAAGCTGGCTAGCTGGTCCAAGAAATGGAAGAGTGTGGTGGAGAAGG GAGCACAGTATGGCACTGTAGAGAAAGCCTGGCATGCGTTCATGACAGCAGCAGACAAGCTGAGTGCATTGCATCTGGACGTTCGGACGCAGTTGTCGAAAGTGGACTCGGACCGAGTGAAGCAGTGGCAGAAGGACTCGTTCCACAAACAGCTCATCGGGGGCttcaaggagaggagagaggCCGACGAGGAGTTCCGCAAGGCTCAGAAACCCTGGCTCAAGAAACTGAAGGAG gtggAGCTGGCCAAGCACAATTACTACAGTGCACGCAAGGAGGAGAGAACAGCACGCACCCGAGAGGCCAATGGCAGAGCTGACCAATCCATGTCCCCCGATCAACTCCACAAGCTGGAGGAGCGTGCAGAAAGGAGCTCACAGGAAGTGGAAAAG GGCCGAGAGCGTTATGTGAAAGCTCTGGAAGATCTGAATAAATACAACCCCAAATACATGGAGGACATGGAACAAGTGTTTGATACCTGCCAGGACTTTGAGAGGAAGCGACTCCGATTCTTCAAGGACATCCTGTTGGACTTCCACAAGCACCTCGACCTCTCCAACAGTGACAG tttccACACCATTTATCGAGACCTGTACCAGAGCATCGCAGCAGCCAATGAGCAGGAAGATTTACGCTGGTGGCAAAACACACATGGGCCTGGAATGGATATGTGCTGGCCACAGTTTGAG GAGTGGGCTCCAGACGCAAGCCGGGCCATCCATCGTAAGGAGAAGAGTAGCCGGGGGGAAGAGGAAGTGACCCTCACCAGCATCATCCCGTCCGCTGAGACTGTGTTGCACTCTTCGCCAGGAGACAG TGGAGTTAAAGATTACTCATCCGATTGGTCAGATGACGACAGCCCGCGGAAGTACGTGTCGACTCTGTGCTCGGAGGATGAGGTGAAG AGTTAA
- the pacsin3 gene encoding protein kinase C and casein kinase substrate in neurons protein 3 isoform X4, protein MSLAKGEEIAKSFWEPGQYRTTVNRFDDGHQLCNELLSCFQERAQIEKQYAQKLASWSKKWKSVVEKGAQYGTVEKAWHAFMTAADKLSALHLDVRTQLSKVDSDRVKQWQKDSFHKQLIGGFKERREADEEFRKAQKPWLKKLKEVELAKHNYYSARKEERTARTREANGRADQSMSPDQLHKLEERAERSSQEVEKGRERYVKALEDLNKYNPKYMEDMEQVFDTCQDFERKRLRFFKDILLDFHKHLDLSNSDSFHTIYRDLYQSIAAANEQEDLRWWQNTHGPGMDMCWPQFEEWAPDASRAIHRKEKSSRGEEEVTLTSIIPSAETVLHSSPGDSGVKDYSSDWSDDDSPRK, encoded by the exons ATGTCCTTGGCGAAGGGCGAAGAAATAGCAAAGAGCTTCTGGGAG CCGGGACAGTACAGGACGACGGTCAACCGTTTTGACGATGGGCACCAACTCTGCAATGAACTGCTCAGCTGCTTCCAGGAGCGTGCACAGATCGAGAAGCAGTATGCCCAGAAGCTGGCTAGCTGGTCCAAGAAATGGAAGAGTGTGGTGGAGAAGG GAGCACAGTATGGCACTGTAGAGAAAGCCTGGCATGCGTTCATGACAGCAGCAGACAAGCTGAGTGCATTGCATCTGGACGTTCGGACGCAGTTGTCGAAAGTGGACTCGGACCGAGTGAAGCAGTGGCAGAAGGACTCGTTCCACAAACAGCTCATCGGGGGCttcaaggagaggagagaggCCGACGAGGAGTTCCGCAAGGCTCAGAAACCCTGGCTCAAGAAACTGAAGGAG gtggAGCTGGCCAAGCACAATTACTACAGTGCACGCAAGGAGGAGAGAACAGCACGCACCCGAGAGGCCAATGGCAGAGCTGACCAATCCATGTCCCCCGATCAACTCCACAAGCTGGAGGAGCGTGCAGAAAGGAGCTCACAGGAAGTGGAAAAG GGCCGAGAGCGTTATGTGAAAGCTCTGGAAGATCTGAATAAATACAACCCCAAATACATGGAGGACATGGAACAAGTGTTTGATACCTGCCAGGACTTTGAGAGGAAGCGACTCCGATTCTTCAAGGACATCCTGTTGGACTTCCACAAGCACCTCGACCTCTCCAACAGTGACAG tttccACACCATTTATCGAGACCTGTACCAGAGCATCGCAGCAGCCAATGAGCAGGAAGATTTACGCTGGTGGCAAAACACACATGGGCCTGGAATGGATATGTGCTGGCCACAGTTTGAG GAGTGGGCTCCAGACGCAAGCCGGGCCATCCATCGTAAGGAGAAGAGTAGCCGGGGGGAAGAGGAAGTGACCCTCACCAGCATCATCCCGTCCGCTGAGACTGTGTTGCACTCTTCGCCAGGAGACAG TGGAGTTAAAGATTACTCATCCGATTGGTCAGATGACGACAGCCCGCGGAA GTGA